The following coding sequences lie in one Sorex araneus isolate mSorAra2 chromosome 4, mSorAra2.pri, whole genome shotgun sequence genomic window:
- the LTV1 gene encoding protein LTV1 homolog has translation MPHRKKKPFIEKKKAVSFHLVHRSQRDPLAADETAPQRVLLPAQKINDEDRRAEQRKYGVFFDDDYDYLQHLKEPSGPSELIPSSILSASHRKDEKEETLVIPSTGIKLPSSVFASDFEEDVGLLNKAAPISGPRLDFDPDIVAALDDDFDFDNPENLLEDDFILQANKPTDEAEGMDLREAEDSNEWEDVDDEEGSSGDEDDDSAGPLSDEDMSAPGTPLGDQEKHFFWEEETKSRFTEYSLTSSVMRRNEQLTLHDERFEKFYEQYDDDEIGALDNAELEGSIQVDSNRLEEVLNDYYKEKAENCVKLNTLEPFEDQELPMNELDGSEEETVTVVLEEAKEKWDCESICSTYSNLYNHPQLIKYQPKPKQIRLSSKTGIPLNVLPKKGLTAKQVERMQMINDSDLPKVSTQPRLKNESKEDKKARKQAIKEERKERRMEKKANKLAFKLEKSRQEKELLNLKKNVEGLKL, from the exons ATG CCTCACAGGAAGAAAAAACCCTTTATAGAGAAGAAGAAAGCTGTCTCTTTTCACCTGGTCCACCGGAGCCAGCGAGATCCTTTAGCAGCAGATGAAACTGCACCTCAGCGGGTTCTGTTACCCGCACAGAAA ATAAATGATGAGGATCGGCGGGCGGAACAGAGGAAGTATGGAGTCTTCTTTGACGATGACTACGACTACCTGCAGCACCTGAAGGAGCCGTCTGGGCCTTCTGAACTGATTCCTTCAAGTATCCTGAGTGCATCCCAcaggaaagatgaaaaagaagaaactttaGTCATTCCA AGCACTGGAATTAAGTTGCCTTCATCGGTGTTTGCATCAGACTTTGAGGAAGATGTCGGATTATTAAATAAAGCTGCTCCTATTTCAG GCCCTCGACTGGATTTTGATCCTGACATTGTTGCAGCTCTCGAtgatgattttgattttgataatCCAGAGAATCTGCTTGAAGATGATTTTATTCTTCAAGCCAATAAGCCAACAGATGAGGCAGAAGGAATGGACCTACG GGAAGCTGAGGATAGCAATGAGTGGGAAGATGTGGATGATGAGGAGGGAAGTAGCGGCGATGAGGATGATGACTCCGCAGGCCCGTTATCAGATGAGGACATGTCTGCCCCTGGAACACCTCTTGGGGATCAAGAAAAGCACTTTTTCTGGGAAGAGGAAACAAAAAGTCGCTTCACTGAGTATTCTCTAACATCCTCAGTCATGAGGAGAAATGAACAGTTGACTCTGCACGATGAGAGATTTGAGAAG TTTTATGAGcaatatgatgatgatgaaattggAGCGCTGGACAACGCTGAATTAGAAGGTTCCATTCAAGTAGACAGCAATCGCTTAGAGGAAGTTTTGAATGACTACTATAAAGAGAAGGCAGAGAA TTGCGTAAAATTAAATACTCTTGAACCCTTTGAGGATCAGGAGCTGCCAATGAATGAACTTGATGGGTCTGAGGAAGAGACTGTTACTGTGGTTCTTGAAGAAGCCAAAGAGAAGTGGGACTGTGAATCCATCTGTA gtACCTACTCAAATTTATATAATCATCCACAACTTATCAAATACCAACCAAAG cctAAACAAATTCGATTATCTTCTAAAACAGGAATACCTCTCAATGTATTACCCAAGAAAGGACTCACCGCGAAACAGGTTGAGCGGATGCAGATGATTAATGACAGTGATCTGCCTAAGGTGTCAACCCAACCACgtttgaaaaatgaaagcaaagaagaTAAAAAGGCAAGAAAGCAAGCTATCAAAGAAGAGCGCAAG GAACGAAGGATGGAGAAGAAAGCTAACAAGTTAGCCTTCAAGCTGGAGAAAAGTAGGCAGGAAAAGGAATTGCTCAACTTGAAGAAAAATGTTGAGGGTCTAAAGTTATGA